One Dreissena polymorpha isolate Duluth1 chromosome 9, UMN_Dpol_1.0, whole genome shotgun sequence genomic window carries:
- the LOC127844043 gene encoding uncharacterized protein LOC127844043 isoform X12, whose protein sequence is MRAAVDPAPAKEQRTRWLRRNAAETAPVPEPASAPVQGPKPEVALAAAPPSKRKRADDDAANGEVVDFCDIFGKAHGLPRGHNVASSFNVRPETPAPNFLPSPLNVTFRRGELAVQGCSVYNLGNKNDSRADAPEISISEEQYVERGEPVTLHCNATGQHYTPDEIDRFRNGKKVTSEKHSGIKLFKHLSITHKTFTSILSIDKATMEDNGVYVCRASNVRIANTKVHVLNAETSNKKRGTYHDGYADEQVSSGHMKSSASTIREVTFTYIILCILLMFNY, encoded by the exons ATGCGGGCGGCAGTTGATCCGGCCCCGGCGAAGGAACAAAGGACCAGATGGCTTAGAAGGAATGCGGCGGAAACGGCGCCGGTACCAGAGCCGGCATCAGCTCCTGTTCAGGGACCAAAGCCAGAGGTGGCACTCGCAGCAGCGCCACCTTCAAAACGTAAACGCGCAGACGATGACGCCGCAAATGGTGAGGTTGTGGATTTCTGTGATATTTTCGGCAAAGCCCATGGGCTACCACGTGGTCACAACGTGG CTTCAAGTTTCAACGTCAGACCAGAGACGCCAGCGCCCAACTTCCTGCCGAGTCCCTTGAATGTCACTTTCCGGCGCGGGGAGCTGGCGGTACAGGGATGCAGCGTGTACAACCTCGGGAACAAAAACG ATTCAAGAGCAGATGCACCGGAGATTTCCATCAGCGAAGAACAATACGTTGAACGTGGCGAACCAGTCACTTTACACTGCAACGCCACGGGACAGCACTATACCCCGGATGAGATAGACAGGTTCCGAAACGGCAAAAAAGTCACGTCGGAGAAACATAGTggcataaaattatttaaacatctATCAATTACTCATAAAACGTTTACTAGCATTTTGAGCATAGATAAAGCGACTATGGAAGACAATGGAGTGTATGTTTGCAGGGCGTCCAATGTGCGCATTGCTAATACGAAAGTCCACGTTTTGAACG cGGAAACGTCCAATAAAAAGCGAG GAACATATCATGACGGGTATGCTGACGAACAAGTGTCCAGTGGTCATATGAAGTCGTCTGCTTCGACTATTCGGGAGGTGACATTCACGTATATTATCCTGTGTATTTTGCTAATGTTCAACTATTGA
- the LOC127844043 gene encoding uncharacterized protein LOC127844043 isoform X5: protein MRAAVDPAPAKEQRTRWLRRNAAETAPVPEPASAPVQGPKPEVALAAAPPSKRKRADDDAANGEVVDFCDIFGKAHGLPRGHNVASSFNVRPETPAPNFLPSPLNVTFRRGELAVQGCSVYNLGNKNDSRADAPEISISEEQYVERGEPVTLHCNATGQHYTPDEIDRFRNGKKVTSEKHSGIKLFKHLSITHKTFTSILSIDKATMEDNGVYVCRASNVRIANTKVHVLNGKNKAETSNKKRGTYHDGYADEQVSSGHMKSSASTIREVTFTYIILCILLMFNY from the exons ATGCGGGCGGCAGTTGATCCGGCCCCGGCGAAGGAACAAAGGACCAGATGGCTTAGAAGGAATGCGGCGGAAACGGCGCCGGTACCAGAGCCGGCATCAGCTCCTGTTCAGGGACCAAAGCCAGAGGTGGCACTCGCAGCAGCGCCACCTTCAAAACGTAAACGCGCAGACGATGACGCCGCAAATGGTGAGGTTGTGGATTTCTGTGATATTTTCGGCAAAGCCCATGGGCTACCACGTGGTCACAACGTGG CTTCAAGTTTCAACGTCAGACCAGAGACGCCAGCGCCCAACTTCCTGCCGAGTCCCTTGAATGTCACTTTCCGGCGCGGGGAGCTGGCGGTACAGGGATGCAGCGTGTACAACCTCGGGAACAAAAACG ATTCAAGAGCAGATGCACCGGAGATTTCCATCAGCGAAGAACAATACGTTGAACGTGGCGAACCAGTCACTTTACACTGCAACGCCACGGGACAGCACTATACCCCGGATGAGATAGACAGGTTCCGAAACGGCAAAAAAGTCACGTCGGAGAAACATAGTggcataaaattatttaaacatctATCAATTACTCATAAAACGTTTACTAGCATTTTGAGCATAGATAAAGCGACTATGGAAGACAATGGAGTGTATGTTTGCAGGGCGTCCAATGTGCGCATTGCTAATACGAAAGTCCACGTTTTGAACGGTAAGAACAAAG cGGAAACGTCCAATAAAAAGCGAG GAACATATCATGACGGGTATGCTGACGAACAAGTGTCCAGTGGTCATATGAAGTCGTCTGCTTCGACTATTCGGGAGGTGACATTCACGTATATTATCCTGTGTATTTTGCTAATGTTCAACTATTGA
- the LOC127844043 gene encoding uncharacterized protein LOC127844043 isoform X1: MRAAVDPAPAKEQRTRWLRRNAAETAPVPEPASAPVQGPKPEVALAAAPPSKRKRADDDAANGEVVDFCDIFGKAHGLPRGHNVASSFNVRPETPAPNFLPSPLNVTFRRGELAVQGCSVYNLGNKNDSRADAPEISISEEQYVERGEPVTLHCNATGQHYTPDEIDRFRNGKKVTSEKHSGIKLFKHLSITHKTFTSILSIDKATMEDNGVYVCRASNVRIANTKVHVLNGKNKAETSNKKRGTYHDGYADEQVSSGHMKSSASTIRELQVSTSDQRRQRPTSCRVP, encoded by the exons ATGCGGGCGGCAGTTGATCCGGCCCCGGCGAAGGAACAAAGGACCAGATGGCTTAGAAGGAATGCGGCGGAAACGGCGCCGGTACCAGAGCCGGCATCAGCTCCTGTTCAGGGACCAAAGCCAGAGGTGGCACTCGCAGCAGCGCCACCTTCAAAACGTAAACGCGCAGACGATGACGCCGCAAATGGTGAGGTTGTGGATTTCTGTGATATTTTCGGCAAAGCCCATGGGCTACCACGTGGTCACAACGTGG CTTCAAGTTTCAACGTCAGACCAGAGACGCCAGCGCCCAACTTCCTGCCGAGTCCCTTGAATGTCACTTTCCGGCGCGGGGAGCTGGCGGTACAGGGATGCAGCGTGTACAACCTCGGGAACAAAAACG ATTCAAGAGCAGATGCACCGGAGATTTCCATCAGCGAAGAACAATACGTTGAACGTGGCGAACCAGTCACTTTACACTGCAACGCCACGGGACAGCACTATACCCCGGATGAGATAGACAGGTTCCGAAACGGCAAAAAAGTCACGTCGGAGAAACATAGTggcataaaattatttaaacatctATCAATTACTCATAAAACGTTTACTAGCATTTTGAGCATAGATAAAGCGACTATGGAAGACAATGGAGTGTATGTTTGCAGGGCGTCCAATGTGCGCATTGCTAATACGAAAGTCCACGTTTTGAACGGTAAGAACAAAG cGGAAACGTCCAATAAAAAGCGAG GAACATATCATGACGGGTATGCTGACGAACAAGTGTCCAGTGGTCATATGAAGTCGTCTGCTTCGACTATTCGGGAG CTTCAAGTTTCAACGTCAGACCAGAGACGCCAGCGCCCAACTTCCTGCCGAGTCCCTTGA
- the LOC127844043 gene encoding uncharacterized protein LOC127844043 isoform X9: MRAAVDPAPAKEQRTRWLRRNAAETAPVPEPASAPVQGPKPEVALAAAPPSKRKRADDDAANGEVVDFCDIFGKAHGLPRGHNVASSFNVRPETPAPNFLPSPLNVTFRRGELAVQGCSVYNLGNKNDSRADAPEISISEEQYVERGEPVTLHCNATGQHYTPDEIDRFRNGKKVTSEKHSGIKLFKHLSITHKTFTSILSIDKATMEDNGVYVCRASNVRIANTKVHVLNAETSNKKRGTYHDGYADEQVSSGHMKSSASTIRELQVSTSDQRRQRPTSCRVP; this comes from the exons ATGCGGGCGGCAGTTGATCCGGCCCCGGCGAAGGAACAAAGGACCAGATGGCTTAGAAGGAATGCGGCGGAAACGGCGCCGGTACCAGAGCCGGCATCAGCTCCTGTTCAGGGACCAAAGCCAGAGGTGGCACTCGCAGCAGCGCCACCTTCAAAACGTAAACGCGCAGACGATGACGCCGCAAATGGTGAGGTTGTGGATTTCTGTGATATTTTCGGCAAAGCCCATGGGCTACCACGTGGTCACAACGTGG CTTCAAGTTTCAACGTCAGACCAGAGACGCCAGCGCCCAACTTCCTGCCGAGTCCCTTGAATGTCACTTTCCGGCGCGGGGAGCTGGCGGTACAGGGATGCAGCGTGTACAACCTCGGGAACAAAAACG ATTCAAGAGCAGATGCACCGGAGATTTCCATCAGCGAAGAACAATACGTTGAACGTGGCGAACCAGTCACTTTACACTGCAACGCCACGGGACAGCACTATACCCCGGATGAGATAGACAGGTTCCGAAACGGCAAAAAAGTCACGTCGGAGAAACATAGTggcataaaattatttaaacatctATCAATTACTCATAAAACGTTTACTAGCATTTTGAGCATAGATAAAGCGACTATGGAAGACAATGGAGTGTATGTTTGCAGGGCGTCCAATGTGCGCATTGCTAATACGAAAGTCCACGTTTTGAACG cGGAAACGTCCAATAAAAAGCGAG GAACATATCATGACGGGTATGCTGACGAACAAGTGTCCAGTGGTCATATGAAGTCGTCTGCTTCGACTATTCGGGAG